A region of the Rhodothermales bacterium genome:
GGGCACCATCGAGGCTGTGATCGAGGACGGCGAGCGCATGCTTCAAGAGGCCTAGTGGCCTCGGGCAATGGGGGATGGGCACTAGGATATAGGGTTTCGGCCCGCACCCCCCATCTCCCAGTCCCGATCTCCCATCTCCCCTGACTCATGGCTGACAACCTGCTCGTCGAAATCGTCTCGCCTGATGCCGCGGCCTTCCGTGGCGAGGCCGTCAGCTTCCGCGCGCCCGGCGTGGAAGGCGGCTTCGAGATCCTCCGGGGCCACGCCCCGATGGTGGCCGCCACCGGCGTTGGTCCCGTCTACGTGACCCTCCCGGACGGCAAGGTGGCGACGTTCGCGACCTCCGGCGGTTTCGTGGAGGTGCTCGACAACCACGTCATCATGCTCGCCGAGACGGCTGAGCCTGCCTCCGACATTGATGTCGAGCGAGCGAAGGTGGCCGAGGAGCGGGCGAAGGAGCACCTCGATGCGGCGGGCAGCGCCGAGGAGCGCGAGGCTGCGAAGGCCGAGATGGAGCGGGCCCGCACCCGCCTCCGCACCGCGATGGGCAAGGTCTGAGTCCTACGCACTACCCAATACTAACGCGCCCGGTCTCCTCGTGAGGCGGGGCGCGTTGCGTTAGTCCCGGAGCAGCTTGAGCGCGTGCGTCCGTGATCCCTCGCGCATGGCGTAGAGGACCCACACCATCGCCATCGCTTCGATGTAGCGCGCAGCCTCAATGCCGCCAAGATCCACCGTGTCCCAGCCGATCGTGTCGAGCAAGGCGGTGGTCTGTTGCTTGGCCTCGATGCTGTTGCCTGCGATGAACATGGTCGGTGGGCCGTCAGGGAGGTCAGGATCCACCATGAGCCCAGCACCGACCATGGCGAAGCATTTTACGAGGTGGGCGTCGGGGAGCTGGGTCTGGAAGCGTTCGCCTGCCGAGTCCGTGCCACCCACGGCGAGCACCGGCGGCGCGTCATCGGGAAAGTCGAGTGGATTGGTCGCGTCCAGCACGACCTTGCCAGTGAATCGTTCGGGGCCTGCTTGTGTGATGGCTTCGGCAGTGTCTTCCCACGCGGTCGCGAGGATGAGCAGCTCACCAAACGCCGCGGCTTCGGCATACGACCCCACCTGGCCGCCGGTCTTCGTGGCCCACATGCTCAGGTCCTCGCGTTCAGGCGAGCGGCTTCCGAGGTGGACTGTATGGTCGTGCCTGATCAGGCCGGTGCCGAGGGTTTGCCCAACCGTGCCGGAGCCGAGAATGCCGATGTTCATCGCAGAAAGAAGAGGGTGAGCGTCGAGTATGGACCAGCCATCAGCCGGCTGCGTTCCGGTGTAGTTTGAATGCCGCCCACTCGCCGCGCCCATGCTCGTCTCCGATCTCCCCACGCCTGCCCTTCTCGTTGAAAAGAGCCGACTGGAGGCGAATCTCGCCGCCGTCCAGGCGCGTGCCGAGGCGCAGGGCGTCGCGCTCCGGCCGCACATCAAGACGCACAAGTGCCCGGAGCTTGCCCGGTTGCAGGTAGAGAGTGGTGCCCAAGGCCTGACCGTCGCAACGGTACGCGAGGCGGAGGCGTTCGCTGCTGCTGGGTTCGATGACCTCGTGATCGCCAAAGAGATGGTCACCGAGGACGCCTTTACGCGGATCGCTGCGCTCCAAGAGGAGGGCGTCCGGCTGGCCTTCTGCATCGATACGCTCGCAGGCGCCACGGCGGCCTCGCACGCCTTCGCCGAGCACGCTGGCGTGGATGTGCTGATCGAGGTGGATACGGGCCATCACCGCTGTGGCGTCCGCTGGGACGATCCTGAGGCGGACGACGTGGTACGCCGCATGACGCGATTGCCGGGCCTGCGGGTGCGTGGCCTCCTCACGCACGGGGGCCAGAGCTACATCGGCCCCGACGAAGGCGAGACCCTGCGTGAGGCGCGGGTGCGCGCGATGCGGGAAGAGCGCGACCGGCTCCTTGCCTTTGCTGTCCAACTCGGCACAGCACGTTTGCTCGACCCAGCCGAGGCCGTCCTCTCGCTGGGCTCCACGCCCTCCTTCAGCGTCTTTGAGAACGCCGAACATGACGGCTTCCGTATCACCGAAGCGCGGCCCGGTAACTACGTCTTCCACGACGCGATGCAGGTTGCGCTCGGCACGGCGCCGATGACGGCGTGTGCCCTCACCGCGCAAGCCACGGTCATCTCCACCCACCGCGACGACGACGGCACCGACCGCGTGTTCGTAGACGCGGGAAAGAAGACGTTCACGACCGACACGGGTGACGGAACGAGCGGGTACGGCGTCCTCCTCCATAGCCCGAGCACGATGAAGCCGCTGCCGCACGCGCGGATTGTCGGTCTCAGCGAGGAGCACGGCTGGATCGACGTCCCCGGCGGCTCCACATTCGACGTGGGCGACCGGGTTCGGATCGTGCCCAATCACGCCTGCGTCGCGGTCGCCATGCAGTCTGCGCTCTACGTGGTGGAGGGCGACACAGTCGTGGACCGGTGGGCCGTCGTGGCGCGCTAGCTCCTTTCGGTCCACCGTATATTTTCAGGCTAGCATTCTATTCACACGGAACAAAGAGAGCGGCATGGCAGGCCACAGTAAATGGTCGAAGATCAAGCGGAAGAAAGGCGCGACCGACGCGAAGCGCTCCAAGGTCTGGGCGCGCATCACGCGCGACATCATGATTGCGGCGCGCGAAGGCGGCGGCAACCCGAACATGAATCCGCGCTTGGCGCTCGCCATCGAGAAAGGCAAGGCGGAGAACCTGCCCAAGGACAACATCGAGCGGGCCATCAAGCGAGGCACCGGCGAGATCGAGGGGGCCGATTACGAGGAGAACACCTACGAAGGCTACGGTCCCGGCGGGGTGGCGCTCTTCGTCGAGACGCTAACGGACAACACCAACCGGACGGTGGCGGACCTCCGGAGCATCTTTACCAAGGCAGGGGGCAACCTCGGCAACTCGGGCTCGGTCGCGTTCCTGTTCGACCAGAAAGGCATGTTTGAGATTCCTGCCGAGGGCCAGGATGAGGACGACCTGTTCTTGCTCGTCGCCGACGCGGGTGCGGAAGACCTGCGCCGCGAGGATGACGTATTCGTGGTCGAGACGCCTGTGGAGGCGTTCGGCGCCGTGCAGGCCGCGCTCGCCGAGGCGGGCATCGAACCAGAAGAAGCAGGGCTCCAGCGCCTCCCGACGACGACCACCACGCCCGACGCCGACACGATCCCCAAGGTGCTGCGCCTCCTCGATACCCTTGACGAGCACCAGGACGTGCAGGCCGTCTACTCCACGCTCGAACTGGACGACGAGACCATCGCGGCCATTGCGTGAACGCCAACCATACGGCCAGTACCGATGATCATTCTTGGCATTGACCCCGGCTCGCGGTACACAGGCTATGGCGTCGTCGAAGTAACGGACGGGGGTGAAAAGGTGATCGAATATGGAGCCCTTCGACTGGACAGCACACCGGATCATCACCTCCGCCTCAAGAACATCTACGATCGCGTGACTGCGGTTATCGAGCGATGTACCCCCGACGAATGTGCCGTAGAGATGCCGATCTACGGTCGCAACCCGCAGTCCATCCTGAAACTGGGTCGCGCCCAGGCCTCGGCCATTCTGGCGGCACTGAACCGCCAGATTCCGGTTGCCCAGTACACGCCGAAGGAGGTCAAGAAGTCGGTCACGGGCAACGGCAACGCGAGCAAGCAGCAGGTCTGGTACATGGTCCGGTCGATCCTGTCGATAACCGATGCAGACGGTGAGATGGCCCTAGATGCGTCGGACGCGCTGGCAGTCGGACTGTGTCATGCACATCGTGGGCAGGTCGGCGAGAAAGGCAAGCACGTCAACTGGGAGAGCTTCGTACGCGACAATCCCGAACGCATCACATAGCGTCTGCCGGGCCACCGCCGGCTAGTCGTAGAAGAACCCGCGCTCTTCGTCCCTGACCTTGACCACCTCGCTCGCCTCGTCCATCTCAATCGTGCCCTTGCTCATCGTGAAGATGACGTGCGCAATCTTGCGGTCTTTCTGCGGTGCCTGATTCAACTCAGGGTGAGCCTGCTCAATGAGGTCGATGAGAATGCGGATGTACGGGTAACGTCCCTCGATCGTCTCGATCAAACCGATCGATTGAGCAAATAGCTCGCAATTGCGTCCGATCTGCCGGTCGATGATCTTGGTGGAGTTCGTCATCAGATAGGGCGCTGGGGTGAAGTCCGCCGGTATGGTGAGATGAGTCCGGTTGAGTTGCCGTCGCTGGGATACGACCAACCCGAAACTATTATACCTAACAGATCGGAACCATCACAAGTTCTGAAGGCGAAAAGATCAACCTGCAGGCCGGGCGTTTGTCGAAAAACCGTGATCATGGAACCCGGACTGACGTTGGTGCTATATTCGTGCACCATGTTGAACGGCTCAGATCATAACAATATCAGCCCGTACAGGCTCGAATTGCTTCCGGCGATTCCGGCGTTCCACCGTCGCGCGCGCATCGGAAAGAGCCTCGACGAAGGCCAGTTGGTCTACTACGGACCTTCCCCGATTTACTATGGCATCGGGGAGGTCAAACGTGTTGTAGGTCCGTTCGTGGCGATCGACTTCAGGGGGACAGGCCAATTCGGTGTACACGAGGATGTGCTCGAAAAGCAGTACGTCATTCCCATCCCGCCGGCGACGATGTCGCTTCTCTGACCCGATTCGTCCCCGGTCGCGCACCGATTGGGTCGAACCATTCTGCGGTTCAGCAATGTGAAATCAGGATGCAGCATGACACCTTTTCGGTACTGACAAGTCTCACAGTGCTTCCGCAAACCACGCAGGCCCAACAGCGGCACCCGCCGGTGACTCGCCCGCCAGAGACCTTCGAATAGCATGCAGACCTCCATCAAGCAGGTTACGCCCGTCGAGTACGACCTGGAGATCAATGCCGGACCGGAAGACCTGGCCGAGGATTTTCAGGCCGAGCTTCGCAGCCAGCGCACCCGAACCAACCTCAAAGGATTCCGCAGAGGGAAGGTGCCAACGTCACTCGTGAAGAAGCTCTACGGCAAGGCCATCGCGTACGGCCTGGCCGAGCGCTCCATCCAGCAGACGTACGAGTCTGAAGTCATGCAGCCCGGTCTGCATAAGGTGCTTGGCCAGCCAAAGATCACCACGCTGGAATATGAGATGGACGGCGATCTGCACGCCGTGATACGGTTTGGCGTTCGGCCCGAATTCGAAGTGGTGTATCCCAAACGAGTATCGGTGTCGAAGCTCACACACCAGGTGGCAGACGACGAAGTGGATCATGACATCGAACATCTTCGGGACTCTGAGGCCGACCTCGTCCCCGTGGACGACAAAGTCGGCGACGACGACTTCGTTCTTGTTGATCTCCAAAAGGTCGTCCCGGAGACAGGCACACCGCTCATTGGAGAGAAGCGGGAAGACGTGACGTTCTATCTGGGAGATAAGCGGCTCCGGGAAGAGTTTCGGAAGCCCTTGCTTGGTGCGGCGCCGGGAGGAACTGTCAGGATCACGATTCCTGATGATGAGGGCGGTGATCCAGTTGCGTACGAATTGACGGTCAAGGAAATCAAGCGGAAGGATCTCCCTGAACTGGACGACGAGTTTGTCAAGACCGCCACAAAAGGGCAGGCCGAAACGGTCGATCAACTTCGCGAGCAGGTAACCAAACGTCTGCAAAACAGCTGGGACCAGCAGTCAAAGGAGCTTCTTGAAACGAAGGTGGTAGAGACCATCGTCGAGGCCAATCAGATTGATGTGCCCGAATCCGTCATCGAGATGTATCTGGATTCCTTCGTAGAGGAGGTCCGGAAGAACAGCGGAGACTCCCTTCCCGAGGGCTTTGATGAGGATGCTTTCCGGGAATCACGAAAGGACGAAGCCATTTATCAGGCTCGATGGATGCTCATCAAGGACAAGATCGTTGGTGACGAGGATCTTGCCGTTGCGGAAGAGGATCGAGAAAAGTTCTTCGAAAAGTCAGCGGCGGGTGGTGAGATCAG
Encoded here:
- a CDS encoding YebC/PmpR family DNA-binding transcriptional regulator; its protein translation is MAGHSKWSKIKRKKGATDAKRSKVWARITRDIMIAAREGGGNPNMNPRLALAIEKGKAENLPKDNIERAIKRGTGEIEGADYEENTYEGYGPGGVALFVETLTDNTNRTVADLRSIFTKAGGNLGNSGSVAFLFDQKGMFEIPAEGQDEDDLFLLVADAGAEDLRREDDVFVVETPVEAFGAVQAALAEAGIEPEEAGLQRLPTTTTTPDADTIPKVLRLLDTLDEHQDVQAVYSTLELDDETIAAIA
- a CDS encoding NAD(P)-binding domain-containing protein, with amino-acid sequence MNIGILGSGTVGQTLGTGLIRHDHTVHLGSRSPEREDLSMWATKTGGQVGSYAEAAAFGELLILATAWEDTAEAITQAGPERFTGKVVLDATNPLDFPDDAPPVLAVGGTDSAGERFQTQLPDAHLVKCFAMVGAGLMVDPDLPDGPPTMFIAGNSIEAKQQTTALLDTIGWDTVDLGGIEAARYIEAMAMVWVLYAMREGSRTHALKLLRD
- the tig gene encoding trigger factor, translating into MQTSIKQVTPVEYDLEINAGPEDLAEDFQAELRSQRTRTNLKGFRRGKVPTSLVKKLYGKAIAYGLAERSIQQTYESEVMQPGLHKVLGQPKITTLEYEMDGDLHAVIRFGVRPEFEVVYPKRVSVSKLTHQVADDEVDHDIEHLRDSEADLVPVDDKVGDDDFVLVDLQKVVPETGTPLIGEKREDVTFYLGDKRLREEFRKPLLGAAPGGTVRITIPDDEGGDPVAYELTVKEIKRKDLPELDDEFVKTATKGQAETVDQLREQVTKRLQNSWDQQSKELLETKVVETIVEANQIDVPESVIEMYLDSFVEEVRKNSGDSLPEGFDEDAFRESRKDEAIYQARWMLIKDKIVGDEDLAVAEEDREKFFEKSAAGGEISTDLLRQYYGSINGLMEQLDQRLMTEKVIDFLLSKFKVVEKDRKAFEKEIEKAAKKNKKK
- a CDS encoding D-TA family PLP-dependent enzyme — protein: MLVSDLPTPALLVEKSRLEANLAAVQARAEAQGVALRPHIKTHKCPELARLQVESGAQGLTVATVREAEAFAAAGFDDLVIAKEMVTEDAFTRIAALQEEGVRLAFCIDTLAGATAASHAFAEHAGVDVLIEVDTGHHRCGVRWDDPEADDVVRRMTRLPGLRVRGLLTHGGQSYIGPDEGETLREARVRAMREERDRLLAFAVQLGTARLLDPAEAVLSLGSTPSFSVFENAEHDGFRITEARPGNYVFHDAMQVALGTAPMTACALTAQATVISTHRDDDGTDRVFVDAGKKTFTTDTGDGTSGYGVLLHSPSTMKPLPHARIVGLSEEHGWIDVPGGSTFDVGDRVRIVPNHACVAVAMQSALYVVEGDTVVDRWAVVAR
- the atpC gene encoding ATP synthase F1 subunit epsilon, encoding MADNLLVEIVSPDAAAFRGEAVSFRAPGVEGGFEILRGHAPMVAATGVGPVYVTLPDGKVATFATSGGFVEVLDNHVIMLAETAEPASDIDVERAKVAEERAKEHLDAAGSAEEREAAKAEMERARTRLRTAMGKV
- the ruvC gene encoding crossover junction endodeoxyribonuclease RuvC translates to MIILGIDPGSRYTGYGVVEVTDGGEKVIEYGALRLDSTPDHHLRLKNIYDRVTAVIERCTPDECAVEMPIYGRNPQSILKLGRAQASAILAALNRQIPVAQYTPKEVKKSVTGNGNASKQQVWYMVRSILSITDADGEMALDASDALAVGLCHAHRGQVGEKGKHVNWESFVRDNPERIT
- a CDS encoding DUF4290 domain-containing protein; this translates as MTNSTKIIDRQIGRNCELFAQSIGLIETIEGRYPYIRILIDLIEQAHPELNQAPQKDRKIAHVIFTMSKGTIEMDEASEVVKVRDEERGFFYD